In Chitinibacter sp. FCG-7, the genomic stretch CCGGAGCGGGGATAAACTTGATCACGCCGCCGAGCTTGGCCAGCCCCATCAGCAGCAAGATCACACCCGCCATCATCGTAGCGATTTCCAGCCCGACAATGCCGTGCTGCGCGGTAATCGCCGCCAAAATTACAATAAACGCCCCGGTTGGCCCGGCAATCTGCAAGCGGCTGCCGCCGCACAAGCCAACCACAATCCCGGCAATCAGCGCGGTATAAATCCCCTGCTCGGGTTTGGCACCGCTGGCTATCGCAAACGCCATCGCCAACGGCAGCGCCACCACCCCCACCACCACGCCGGCGATTAAATTGGGTAAGATGTGCTGACGGCTAAATAATCCGGCCCGTTGGGCTTCAATTGCGGCGATCATCATCAAGGCTTTTTGCGAGTCTGCAATCAGCTCAGTTTAGACCTCCTCACTGATTACACTTTGATCAAACTAGGGTTTTTGTGACTTCAAGCTCCACCAATTTCTTTAGCGACAGCTTTGCCGCCCTGCTGCTCGAAACCGAATCGGGCAAGCCTTTTGTCTACGATGAGGGCGACGAAGTCTCGCTGATGTTTGATCTGGCCACCGTACAAAGCCGGATGAAACGCGCCAGACCCAACGATTTAATCTTGGGGTATACGCGTGCAATGCTTGGTAGTGTTTTAATACAGGAATATACCCAGCAAATTGGCATGATAGGCATGGGTGGCGGATCACTGGCCAAGTATTGCCACCACTATTTGCCAGACAGCCAGATCAGCGTGGCCGAGATCGACCAGCGTGTGATTGATCTGGGGCATCATTTTCAGATTCCATTTGATAGCCCGCGCCTGCGCGTGCATTGCGCCGATGGTGCCGATTGGCTCAAAACCAGCTCACAGCAGTTTGATGTACTGATGATCGATGCTTACGGCCCACAAGGCATGCCGGACAATATCGCCAGCAATGCGTTTTTTGACCTGTGCCGCACCCGGCTTAGCCCGCAAGGCATACTGGTCGTCAATCTGTGGGGCAGTGATAAGCGTTTCGAGAGCTATTACCAGCGCATTCGCAGCATTTTCGACGATGCTGCGCTGGCCATTGGTGCCGATGGCTGCGCCAACCGGATTGTGTACGGCTTTAATAGCTCACGCCTGCCTGCGCAGAAAACGCTGCAACACTATTGCCGCCAGCGCGCCGATCAGCACAGCATTGATCTGATGAGCCTGGGTCAGCGCCTGTCGCGCGCGCTGCGCGCCGTCGATGGGCTGGAGCCCATCAGCCCCAAACACCCGAAATAACTGGAAAACCGCCATGCCCCTGCAACTTGAGTTGCAACACGTCCCCGCAGTACAGCCCGGCAACCGCACCCCGATATTATTACTGCACGGCGCTTTTGCCGGCGCGTGGTGCTGGCAGCAAGTGCAGCAAGATCTGGCCACAGCGGGCTGGGAAAGCTACGCGCTGAGCCTGCGCGGCCACGGCCAGAGCGAAGGCACGCTGATGCTTGCCAGCGCCACGCTGAACGATTATCTGGCTGACGTTGAGCAAGCACTCGGCCAGATCGGCCAGCCGTGCATTCTGATCGGGCATTCGCTGGGCGGCTATCTGGCGCAACAGATCGCCGAGCGGCAAATTGTGGCAGGCCTGGCGCTAATCGCCAGCATTCCGCCGTATGGATTATCGGGCTCGCTCAGCTATATGTCGGCACTGCACCCCAATTTGCTAATGGGGCTACAAAGCTTTGCGCTGGGCCACACCAGCAAACCTGAATCAGCGCTGCTGCAGCACCTGCTGTTCGCCAAAAACACGCCGATGAGCATGGTCGATGATTTTGCCCAACACGCACAGCTCGAATCAATGACCGCACTATCCGAGCTATGGATGCCGCAGTGGTGGAAAAACCTGCCCCGCTTTCCCAAATTTCCGGTGCTGGTACTGGGCGCAGGCGACGACAGCATCATCCCGTTTAGCGATGTGCAAATCACCGCCCAAGCCTGGAGCGTCACCCCCATCATGCTGGCCGAAGCCGGCCACGCCATGATGTGCGACCGCACCCAGCCGCAACTCAGCACCGCCTTGCTGGGCTGGTTGGCTAAAATTTAGTGGAAGGGTATTGAGCTGGAAGCCATGTAAAAATTGATCTATATGGCAATACCCAGTCCGACAACAAATACTCTATTGAAGAATGGAAGTGGTGGCATAGAGGCTGAACAGGTTGGCGATGCAATGAGCTCTGATGTGGATGCTCCCAATTTCACAGGCGATGGGCAAAATGGCACAAGCAAATCAGCTGCTGCTTACTGATCCAGACATTGCCCGGAGTACACCGCTACCATGCACCGCCCCCCCCCCCCACCATCTATGTCGAAAGCCTCAACAACACGCAATGCAGTCGTGGCGCTATATGTCAAGTTTCGCGTGGCCATAAACATTTTCGTAAACAATCTCAGTCTCAATTTTTGTCCCTGTCACACGTATAAATGATTTGAAACATGCATCTGATTACGCTTCGCTAATCGGACCTACGCGGGCTAAATTTTATATACAAAATTTTTCACCATAGAGTGCAAACCATGAATTCTCGATTAGATCAAAAAGCATACGAAAGATTTGTCAAAGGTTTCTATATCAGCGATTGCGTTATTCTAAACAAAGACGAAATCTGCTTCATTCTTGAAGAGTATTATATTTCCGATGATATAAAACCCAAGGATGAACTAGTAACACGAATCATTCAACACACAAATCGAATTGGTACCCCAGCTTGGAAAGGCGTTGAATTAGAAGACCTCTCCTTTACCAGAGCAGGTGCCTCTTTATTGCCGATTGAGCAATTTGTTGCTGTTTCCCGTAATGATTTTGTCTATGCGCTCGGGAGTGGTGACGACGATTTTGAAGACGACTTGGTCAATGGTCGTTCTGCCACTGGGGCACACATTGGCATGCGCGGCGCGCTGACTAGGTTGCGGACGATTGATGGCGAATTGTGGGTGACTGCCACCGACTGCACGGTCTAGCCGCCGGATGGGCCGCAACCAGTGGCACTGGTATGACGAAATACCATTTGCCCACATGAGAACATCGAGAGGGAATGACATGATGTTTGAAGACATCGACGGTTTCAGCAAAACAGATATCTACGCCGTCGGCGGTAAGGGCGATGCTTGGCATTTCGATGGTGAGCGCTGGCAGCAACTGCCTTTTCCTAGCAATATGCAGCTTGAGGCTGTGTGCTGCGCGGGCGACGGCCAAGTGTATATCGGTGCCGAGCAAGGCACGGTGTTTCGCGGGCGTGGTAATCGTTGGGAGATGATTTACAAAGGCCAAATGTCGCTGCCTTACCGCGACATGGTCTGGCATGACGGCCGCGTGTGGTGCACCTCCGATTACGGGCTGTGGACGATCACCGATGGCCAACACGAGCGTGCCGATGTACCACATAAGGTCTACAGCTGCGCAGGTCATTTGTCTGTCGGCGACGGCGTCATGCTGCTGGCCGGGCTGTGGGGCACGATGTTGCACGATGGCAAGGAGTGGCTGCCGATTATCGATTTCTCGCAGCTCAGCCGCTAAGTAGGCTTATGTTTGCCCATACAGACATTCATTTCAAAGGCTCCCAGCCGCATCCCCTTCACATCGTAGGCAATCATCAACATAAACAAATAACCCATGGGTATTACCCTAAAGACAATTATTTAATTAGCCCACAGAGCAATACCCCATCAATCATCATCAGCAATGACTTCATTCAAAGCCGGATCGCCCACAATCGCGTCGCGCGGGTTGGCGTAGGCGTTGATGCGGATACCGGCCTTTTGCAGTGCGCTGCGGATGGCGTGCGCTTGGGCGATGGCGGCGGGGTTGTCGCCGTGCAGGCAGAGCGAGTCAACCCGCTGGCTGAGCGCCAAGGCTTGCACCACCACCTCGTCGATCTGCTCAAGCACGGCACCGGGCTGATCGCGCGGCATCAGGCTGCCGTCGCTCAGATAGGCGCGATCAGCAAAGCCTTCTTCGATCACTTGCAGCCCGGCGTTGCGCCCGGCTTTGACCAGCTCGCTGCCAGCCAGCCCCATCAAGGCCAGATCGGGGTCGATTTCGCGGATCAGTTGGGCGATTTGCTGCGCCAGCACCGAATCTCGCGCGGCGTCGTTGTATAAAGCGCCGTGCGGTTTGACGTAGGCGACCGAGATACCATCTTCGATGCTGACCGCTTTGATCGCCCACAATTGCGCAGTAAGGCTGAATACCAGCTGGCTGGGGGTGAGCGTCATGCTTTTGCGGCCAAAGCCCTCCCGATCCGGGTAGCTGGGGTGCGCGCCAATGCGCACACCATGGCGATGCGCCAGACGCACAGTGGCGCGGATGCTATCCACATCGCCCGCGTGGCCGCCGCAGGCAATATTGGCCGAGCTGATTAGTGGCATCAGCTGCGCATCAAAAGGGTAGCCTTCGCCCAGGTCGGCGTTTAAATCAAGATGAGTTTTCATAAGCGGATCAGCAGCAAATAGAGGGTAATGGTGCTTGCGCAAGAGAGTACACCACGTCAGGCGCGGCGGCGCAATCTGCTGACGCTAGCGGCATTGCCGGGCAATCGTTACCTCGATGCGCTGCAGCCAGGCTTGTTGCTGCGCAAGTGCAGCCAGCGCGGCGGGCTGATCGACTTGCTGCAAGGCAACAGTATCGCCTGCGCGTAGCTGGCCCAGTCGCCATAAATCAGCCTGAATAATTTGTGCAATCACCGGGTAGCCGCCAGTGACCTGTGCATCGCAGAGCAGGATCATTGGCTGGCCGCCACGCGGCAATTGCACTGTGCCAGCCAGCACGGCGTGCGAGGCTATTTCGATGGGTATTTCCATCTGAAGCAATCCAGCATTGAGCTTCAGAGCCATACGGTTACTCTGTATATCAATTTTCCAGCTTTGCTGAGCAAACCGTTTTTGCCCTTCGCTGCCCAGCTGCGCCCATTGCGGGCCAGCGATAAAGCGCAGCAGATGGCCGCGCTCGGGCATGGAGATAGCAAGGGCAGGCCTGGCATGATCACGCAGCCCAGCGCAAAGCTGATCACCTTTTTTTAAGGCACGCCCGGCCAAACCGCCCAAAGCCGCCGCCAGCAAGGTTGAACTGCTCCCCCATAGCTCAGGGACATCAATCCCGCCCGGCAAAGCCAGATAACTGCGTGCGCCCTGCTGCGGCGCGCCCAGACTGAGGATCTGCCCCTTTAAGCCGCGATACACCGCATTGGGCAACAGGCGACGGCCATCGAGCCGCGCTTCGCAATCGGCACCGGAAAGTGCAAACGAGCTGGTGTGCGCAAATTGAGCGCGAAAGCCACCCAACGTGATTTCCAATGCCGCCGCATCGTGTGGATTGCCCAGCAGCAGATTGGCCACTTGCAGCGCCAAAGCATCTGCCGCACCGCCGACGGGCAAACCCCAGCTGGCGCCTTGCGGCCGCCCCAAATCTTGCACCGTGCTTTGCAAGCCGGCTTTTTCAACCCGCAAAATCAAGGGCGGCGCTGATTTCATCTTCGTCATCCCCGCTCCTGTGGCACAAAGCGCACTCTGTCGCCCGCTTGCAAGCGACAAGGCGGATTGGCGTGGCGATCAAACAAAGCCAGCCCGGTGCGGCCGATCAGTTGCCAGCCGCCAGGGCTTTCGCACGGATAAATGCCGGTTTGCGCGCCGCCAATGCCGACCGATCCGGCAGGCACGCGCACACGAGGCTCGGCGCGCCGGGGTGTGGCCAGGCTGGCGGGCAATCCGGCCAGATAGGGAAAGCCGGGCAGAAAACCGATGCACAGCACCTCGTACACCGCGCTGCTGTGCGCTTCGATCAATTGCGATACCGACAAGCCGCAGTGCGCGGCCACGTCGGCCAGATCGGGCCCGGCCTCGCCGCCGTAGCACACGCCAATCTGGTGCAACCTTGGAGCAACATCGTCCAGCGTCTGTGCGCTGTGCGCCCACTGCTGTTGTAACCACGCCAATACTTCATCGGCCGATTGCTGTAGCGGGTTAAAACGCACAGTCAGATTACCCACGCCCAGAATCAGCTGATAGCCGCGCAACGCAACGCTGTGCGCCTGCTGGCGGGCAATGGCAATCAGCCGGGCTTGCTCACCGGCTCCGGCCTGCAAAACCAGCGCTGTTTCACCCAGCGGATAGATCATTAATGGCGACATGGTGTTCACTATTCTTGCGATATTTATTCACAGCAAAGGAGAGAAAATGCGTCATACTAAAAGCCGATTTCATCCGTGCCAGATTGCGTAATGACTCAAGAAGACTCCGCATTGTTTATCACCCCGGATCAATTGCAAATCGGATTATTTATTCATCTGGATTTGCACTGGATGGATCACCCCTTCCCGTTTGGCAGTTTCAAGCTTAAATCTGACGAGCAGATTAATACGCTAAAAAAAATGGGGCTCAAGCAAATCCGCTATGTGCCCGAAAAAAGCGATTGCCAGCCTGCTGCAATGCTCGCAGCCGAGCCAGTACAGCGCAGCGAAGCAGCCGAACCAGCCCTGCCAGATCCCGCCATTATCGCCGAGCTGGCAGCCAAACGGCAGCGCCAGGCCGAGCAGGAGCGGCGCAAGGCGCAGCTGGCCGAATGCACCAAGGCTTTTAGCCAGGCAGCCAATACCGTGCGCAAGCTGAACAAGGAAATCCACAGCAATCCGCGCGAAACCATCGCCGCCGCCGAGCAATTGCTGGGCACCATGCTCGATTCGCTGCTGAGTAATAATGACATCGCCATTCATCTGATGAATGAAAAATCCATGGGCGATGATCTGTATTTCCACTCGCTCAATACCACCGTGCTAGCCATGCTGCTGGCGCGCGAAATGAAGCTTGAGCGGGCGCAAATCGAACACCTGGGCATGGCCACGCTGATGCACGATATTGGCAAGGTGGAAGTCCCCGATAAAATCCTGCTGAAAACCGAAGCACTCAACCGCGCCGAGCGCAGCCTGTACGAGCAGCATTGCCAATGGGGTGTCGATGCCGCCAAGCGCGCTGGTCTGCCGCCGGAAGTGCTGCGCATTATCGGCCAGCACCACGAGTTATGCGACGGCAGCGGCTACCCACGGCAGCTCAAGCTGGATGATATCGACCCGCTGGCGCGCATTCTGGCCATCGTTAACGCCTATGACAACTATTGCAACAAGATCAATCCGGCCGATTCGCTGACACCGCACGAAGGGCTGTCGATGATGTTTTCGCATCAGAAAGCCAAATTTGCCCCGGTGCCGATGAATATCCTGATCCGCAGCCTGGGCGTATATCCGCCCGGCACGCTGGTTCAGCTCTCCAACGAACATTTTGGCCTAGTCGTTGCCGTCAACGCATCCCGCCCGCTCAAACCGCAAGTGCTGGTGCATGATCCGGCGCTGGTGCGCGAAGAGGCCATGGTGCTGGATCTGGAACGCTACCCGGAGCTCAATATCAGCAAGGCACTCAAAGCCAGCCAGCTACCGCGCCCGGTGCTGGCCTACCTAAATCCGCGCAAGCGCATGACCTACTATTTCAGCCCCAGCGAGACCAATTGAATATGTTAGAGCACACCCTGCTCAGTGATTACTGCACCACAGCCATTCTGGTGGTCAGAGCCAGCGATGAACGGATTATTGCCGCCAACCCGGCCTGTGAAACGCTGCTGGGCTATCAGCGCGAACAATTGCTAACGATGACTATCTCGGCTATCGAAGTCGGCCTGCAGGATGTGTTTTTCTGGGAAGACGTGCGCCAATCCGGCGCGCAGGAAATCTTGCAGGTCGAGGGCGAATACCTGCATCTGAACGGGCAATTTTTGCACGTCAGCAAAAGCATCCGTGTGGTAGAGCAGGACGGCGAAACGCTGTATGTCATCTCGGCTTGCGATATTAGCGCCAGCAAAAGGCTGGAAGAAGAAAGCGCCCGCACCAGCTCGCTGCTGGCCGCCACGCTGGAATCAACCATCGACGGCATTCTGGTGACCGATCTGGAAGGCAAAGTCGTCAATTTTAACCACCGACTGACGCAGATCTGCCCCTGGCAACTGCAAGGCGAAACCAGTTTTCACCCATTGCTGGCGCAACTGATCGATTTGCTACTGGAAAAGCAGCGCTTTGAGCGCTGGGTCGAGCGGCTTTATCACGACCCGTATCTGGAGGAGCAACAAACCTTCCAGCTTAGCGACGGGCGCGCATTTGAAATTAATAGCGGCCCGCAACAATACCGCGATGGGCCGATAGGCCGACTGTTCTGCTTTCATGATATTTCGGCGCTCAAAGCCACCGAAGCCGAATTACGCATTGCCCGCGATCAGGCACAACAGGCCAACAAGGCCAAATCCGATTTTCTGGCGCATATGAGCCACGAGCTGCGCACGCCGCTGAACGCGATTCTGGGCTTTGCCCAGGTTATCGAAGCCGATCCGCAGAACGAGCATCAGGTTCTGGGCGCGTATATTCACCGAGCCGGGCAACATTTGCTCGAGCTGATCAACGAGGTACTCGATCTGGCCAGTATCGAAGCGGGCAAGCTGGCGCTTAGGCTGGAGAGCACCTCGGTCGAGCGCTGCATTCACGAGGTGGTCGAGCTCACGCAAGTGCTGGCCAAAGACAAAGGCATTACGCTCTCGATCGACCCAGTACCGACCGATTGCTATGTGCTGGCCGACGTGCGCCGATTGCGGCAGATGTTGCTCAATCTGATTTCCAACGCCATCAAATACAATCGCCCGGCCGGCACGGTGTATGTCTCGGTGGAACAGGGCGAGCATGAACACTGGCAAATCAAGGTGCGCGATACCGGCGTTGGCATTTCAGCGGCTGATCAGGCGCAATTATTCAGCGCCTTTAGTCGCGTTGGCAAAGCACAAACCCTGGTTGAGGGCACTGGCATTGGCCTAGCGTTTACGCAAAAGCTGGCGCAGCTGATGCAGGGCAAAATCGGCCTGAGCAGCGAGCCCGATGTTGGCAGCTGCTTCTGGATCGAATTGCCGATGAGCCGCGCACCAGATCAAGGCCCGGCGCTGCTGCCATTTACCATTGACGAGCACAGCCGCACCATTTTGTATATCGAAGACGATTTGCTATCGCAAAAGCTGATGCAGAATATTCTGGCCAAACAAAGACCGACTTATCAGCTTTTTCTGGCCAGCAGCGGCGAGGAAGGTATTGCGCTGGCACGGCATGTCGACCCCGACCTGATTTTGCTCGATCAGCAATTGCCCGACGCCACCGGCGCCGAGATATTCAAGCAATTACAGCAGCACTCGCGCACTCGTTCAACACCATGCATTGCACTATCGGGCAACACCATGCCCGAGCAAATCAGCGAAGCCCTGCGCAGCGGTTTTAGCGCTTATCTGGGCAAACCCATCCAGATCAGCCAGGCACTGCTGACAATCGACCAGCTCATTTCCAGCAAGCGGCCACGGTAGACGGGTGTGAGGTGTGAGGTGTGAGGTGTGAGGTGTGAGGTGTGAGGTGTGAGGTGTGAGGTAGCATTGCGTTCAATCTCAAAAAATACAATGGGTATTTATCGCCAACCCTTATTCTTATTTAGCTGCAGAGCAATACCCCAAATCAACCCTACTCGTTCTCCACATATCCGGCATTGCGCAAAGCCCATTCCACATGCTCGCGCACCAGCTCGCTCTCATCATGCCGCCGGGCGAGTAAAGCGCTGGCAATCGCTGCGCTGGGGCTGGCATTGCCCAAGCCGATCGCCAGATTACTCAGCCATTTGGCATAACCAATCCGGTAGATCGGACTACCCGCCATTTTTTGCGTGAAGTCGGCCTCAGTCCAGCCAAACAGTTCGAGCAAACTCACATCATCGAGCCCATGGCGAATGGCAAAATCAGTCTCGGCGCTGTGCGCGGCAAAGCGGTTCCACGGACACACCAACTGGCAATCGTCGCAACCGTAAACCCGGTTGCCGATAGCGCGGCGAAATTCCAGCGGAATTGCCCCTTTCAATTCAATCGTCAAATACGAAATACAGCGGCGCGCATCGACCTGATATGGCGCCACAATCGCCTGCGTCGGGCAGGCCTCGATACAGGCGGTGCATTTGCCACAGTGCTCTTTGGGCAGCGGCGGATCAGCGGGCAGTGGCAGATCGGTAAACAGCTCGCCCAGAAAATAGAACGAGCCAAATTCGCGATTAAGTAATAAAGAATGTTTCCCGCGCCAGCCCAGCCCGGCCTGCTTGGCGATTTCCACCTCCAGCACCGGCGCAGAATCGACAAACACCCGATGGCCGTACTCGCCAGCAACAGCGCTGATTTTGTCTGCCAGCTGCTGCAGACGCTGGCGCAAAACTTTGTGATAATCTCGCCCCAGCGCGTAGCGCGAAATATACGCCTTGGATGTATCGGCCAGAATGGCATCTGGCGCTTGCCCTGCGGCCAGATACGGCATAAAAATAGTGATCACCGACACCGTGCCCGGTACTAATTCCGCAGGGCGGGCGCGTTTTAGCCCATGCCTTGCCATATAATCCATCTCGCCGTGGAAACCCTTGGCCAGCCATTCGCTCAAACCGGCTTCGGCGTGGCTCAGATCAATGCCGCTGATGGCGGCGCGGGCAAAACCAAGCTCTTGCGCCCAGCTTTTGATCGATTGCGCCAGCTGCTGATAATCGGGGGCGGATTGGGCACTGGTGTGGTTCATGAGTTTAACTTTTTAACAGCGGATGATTGCGTCAATGCAAGCCAATGATAACGCTTTTTCAGTTTTTCTAAGCGACGAAGACGCCACCATCGCCTTTGGCGCGCAATTGGCGCACGCAATCTTGCCGGGCATGACGGTATTTCTGGATGGCAATCTGGGCGCAGGCAAAACCACGCTCACGCGTGGCGTTTTGCGCGGTCTGGGCTTTACAGGCCGGGTCAAAAGCCCCACCTATACGCTGGTTGAACCTTATGCTGTTTCTAGCTTATACTTTTATCACTTTGATTTATATCGGTTTAATGATCCTGAAGAATGGGAAGACGCTGGGTTTCGTGACTACTTCAATCGCGAATCGGTTTGTCTGATCGAATGGGCCGACAAAGCCGCAGGCCAATTGCCAGCGCCCGATTGGCTGATTGAATTGGCCCCCGAAAACGAAGGTCGCCGCCTGCGGCTAAATGCAAATACTCCATTAGGTTTGGCATGTCTGAACAGCCTGAAATCACAAGCAATCTAAACCACGCCGACCAGCCCATGCTGGAGCGGCGCGACGTGCTGCGCGGACTGGCCGCCACGCTATTGCTGTCGGTCGCACCGGTCGGCCTGGCGGCCGCCAGCGCCAGCGTCGTGGCAGTCCGCGTCTGGCCTGCCAACGCCTACACCCGTGTCACCATCGAATCGAGCGCCCCGCTCACCTTCAAGCAGTTTCTGCTCAAAGACCCGGAGCGGCTGGTGGTGGATCTGGAAGGTGTTGACCTCAATAACGAATTGCAAAGTCTGGCCGGCAAAGTTGGCGAAGACGACCCTTATATCAAATTACTGCGTGCTGGCCGCAACAAACCAGGCGTGGTACGGCTGGTGCTGGATCTGAAAACCGTCGTCAAACCGCAGGTTTTTACGCTGCCACCGGTGGCCGAATATAAAAACCGTCTGGTGATTGATCTTTACCCTGCGGTGCAAAATGACGAATTGCTCGCTTTTCTGAACGACAATACACAGCTCAAAATGGACGCTGTGCCGCCGCCATTGCCAGCAGACAAAAATGCCAGCCAGGCCAGCAGTAGCAACAAAGCCAGCGCTGAAACCGGCAAAGCCAGCGAGCCGGCCAAGCTGGCCGACAAAAAACCGGCTGAAAGCGTCGATCGCAACAAACTCAAAGTCGACCGGCTCATCACCGTGGTGCTCGATCCTGGGCACGGCGGCGAAGACCCTGGTGCCGTGGGCCCGAGCGGCACGCATGAAAAAGCCGTGGTATTGCAGATTGCCAAACGCTTGCGCGATCTGCTGCAAAGCGAGCCCAATTTCCGCGTCGTAATGACGCGTGACGCCGATTTTTTTGTGCCACTGGGCGTGCGGGTGCGCAAAGCGCGTGCGGTGCAGGCTGATTTATTTGTTTCCATCCATGCCGATGCCTTTGTTCGCCCGGATGCCAACGGCAGCTCGGTGTTTGCCCTCTCCGAAGGTGGTGCATCCAGCACGGCAGCGCGCTGGCTGGCACAAACACAAAATGACGCCGATCTGATTGGCGGCGTGAAAGTCAAAGGTGGGGAGGATTTGCGCAAAACCCTGCTTGATTTGACCACCACGGCCACGATCAACGATAGCCTGAAATTGGGCAAAGCCATGCTGGGCGAGCTGGGCGGCATCAACCGTCTGCACAAACCGCATGTCGAGCAAGCCAGCTTTGCCGTGTTAAAAGCACCAGACATCCCCTCGGTACTGGTGGAAACCGCGTTTATCTCGAACCCGGCTGAAGAGCAAAAGCTGATCAATGAAGAATATCAGCAGAAAATGGCACAAGCGCTGTTCAAAGGGATTAAACGTTACTTCGCCAAAAACCCGCCGCTAGCGCGCACGCGCATGGCGCAAAATTAAAGCCTGTGGGCACCTAGTTAGCCATCAAATGCTTGCAGGCGTTTCGATCAATCATGCTCTGAATTGAGCCACAAAGTTGATACAAACCCTTGCCTTGTCGCAAGGAGAAATAGCATCCATACGACCGGCAAAGTAAAGAACCGCGCATAGCCTAGGGTGTAACCCTATTGGCATTATTACGCAGGCACCGCTTGTCTGCTCTGGCGTAGAATATTCCAACTCACCACGCTGGAACCCTGATTACATGCACACGATGATCGTTACCGACCTTGATGGCACCCTGCTCGACTCTGAACACAAAGTTGATCCTTACACAGCTGAAACATTCCAGACTCTGGCTGCCAATGGCATCAA encodes the following:
- the tsaE gene encoding tRNA (adenosine(37)-N6)-threonylcarbamoyltransferase complex ATPase subunit type 1 TsaE; translation: MQANDNAFSVFLSDEDATIAFGAQLAHAILPGMTVFLDGNLGAGKTTLTRGVLRGLGFTGRVKSPTYTLVEPYAVSSLYFYHFDLYRFNDPEEWEDAGFRDYFNRESVCLIEWADKAAGQLPAPDWLIELAPENEGRRLRLNANTPLGLACLNSLKSQAI
- a CDS encoding N-acetylmuramoyl-L-alanine amidase; protein product: MSEQPEITSNLNHADQPMLERRDVLRGLAATLLLSVAPVGLAAASASVVAVRVWPANAYTRVTIESSAPLTFKQFLLKDPERLVVDLEGVDLNNELQSLAGKVGEDDPYIKLLRAGRNKPGVVRLVLDLKTVVKPQVFTLPPVAEYKNRLVIDLYPAVQNDELLAFLNDNTQLKMDAVPPPLPADKNASQASSSNKASAETGKASEPAKLADKKPAESVDRNKLKVDRLITVVLDPGHGGEDPGAVGPSGTHEKAVVLQIAKRLRDLLQSEPNFRVVMTRDADFFVPLGVRVRKARAVQADLFVSIHADAFVRPDANGSSVFALSEGGASSTAARWLAQTQNDADLIGGVKVKGGEDLRKTLLDLTTTATINDSLKLGKAMLGELGGINRLHKPHVEQASFAVLKAPDIPSVLVETAFISNPAEEQKLINEEYQQKMAQALFKGIKRYFAKNPPLARTRMAQN
- the queG gene encoding tRNA epoxyqueuosine(34) reductase QueG, which produces MNHTSAQSAPDYQQLAQSIKSWAQELGFARAAISGIDLSHAEAGLSEWLAKGFHGEMDYMARHGLKRARPAELVPGTVSVITIFMPYLAAGQAPDAILADTSKAYISRYALGRDYHKVLRQRLQQLADKISAVAGEYGHRVFVDSAPVLEVEIAKQAGLGWRGKHSLLLNREFGSFYFLGELFTDLPLPADPPLPKEHCGKCTACIEACPTQAIVAPYQVDARRCISYLTIELKGAIPLEFRRAIGNRVYGCDDCQLVCPWNRFAAHSAETDFAIRHGLDDVSLLELFGWTEADFTQKMAGSPIYRIGYAKWLSNLAIGLGNASPSAAIASALLARRHDESELVREHVEWALRNAGYVENE